From Bosea sp. NBC_00550, the proteins below share one genomic window:
- a CDS encoding lytic murein transglycosylase, with product MRLSVIAASAVISLAPALAQTTGSINVSGAHARNAQATPASASFDIFLQRLWPQAQARGISRATFDLAFRGCTPDASIVALTKKQSEFSAPIWNYLENAVGGARIQRGRDAAAENASVLAQVEARYGVPKEVVLGVWGMETNYGSFKGGKDVIRSLATLASIRYRGDFFRDELLTALELIEKGYVERSELRGSWAGAMGHTQFMPSSYMKYAVDWTGNGHADIWNSSSDAIASTANYLKGYGWVPGLPWGVEVALPAGFDHRLNKASFSAFTSAGVRRADGRSLPSSGEARLFYPAGHSGPVMLLTANFDVIKKYNSSDAYALAVGHLGDRIVGRPAIQADWPLKAARLDMAATKDLQLRLKALGLYDHDADGRIGTGTREAVRQYQISAGEIPDGYPTPALLARMRGKR from the coding sequence ATGCGCCTGTCCGTCATCGCAGCTTCGGCCGTGATCAGCCTGGCGCCGGCGCTGGCGCAGACGACCGGCTCGATCAACGTCTCCGGCGCCCATGCCCGCAATGCGCAGGCGACGCCGGCGAGCGCCTCCTTCGACATCTTCCTCCAGCGGCTCTGGCCGCAGGCACAGGCGCGGGGCATCTCGCGCGCGACCTTCGACCTCGCCTTCCGCGGGTGTACGCCGGATGCCTCCATCGTCGCGTTGACGAAGAAGCAGTCCGAGTTCAGCGCGCCGATCTGGAACTATCTGGAGAACGCCGTCGGCGGCGCCCGCATCCAGCGCGGCCGCGACGCCGCCGCCGAGAACGCCAGCGTGCTCGCCCAGGTCGAAGCGCGCTACGGCGTGCCCAAGGAGGTCGTCCTCGGCGTCTGGGGCATGGAGACCAATTACGGCTCCTTCAAGGGCGGCAAGGATGTCATCCGCTCGCTCGCCACCCTCGCCTCGATCCGCTATCGCGGCGACTTCTTCCGCGACGAGTTGCTGACCGCGCTCGAATTGATCGAGAAAGGCTATGTCGAGCGTAGCGAGCTGCGCGGCTCCTGGGCCGGTGCCATGGGCCACACCCAGTTCATGCCGTCGAGCTATATGAAATACGCGGTCGACTGGACCGGAAACGGCCATGCCGACATCTGGAACTCGTCGAGCGACGCCATCGCCTCCACCGCCAACTACCTCAAGGGCTATGGCTGGGTGCCGGGCCTGCCCTGGGGCGTGGAGGTGGCGCTGCCTGCCGGCTTCGATCACCGCCTCAACAAGGCGAGCTTCTCCGCCTTCACCTCTGCCGGCGTGCGCCGCGCCGACGGCCGCAGCCTCCCCTCCTCGGGCGAAGCCCGCCTGTTTTATCCGGCCGGACATAGCGGGCCGGTGATGCTGCTGACCGCGAATTTCGACGTGATCAAGAAGTACAACTCCTCGGACGCCTACGCGCTGGCCGTCGGCCATCTCGGCGACCGCATCGTCGGCCGCCCGGCGATCCAGGCCGACTGGCCGCTCAAGGCCGCCCGCCTCGACATGGCCGCGACCAAGGACCTGCAGCTCCGGCTCAAGGCGCTCGGCCTCTACGATCACGATGCCGACGGGCGCATCGGCACCGGCACGCGCGAGGCCGTGCGCCAGTACCAGATCAGCGCCGGCGAGATTCCCGACGGCTACCCGACACCCGCTTTGCTGGCGCGGATGCGCGGCAAGCGCTGA